From one Nonomuraea polychroma genomic stretch:
- a CDS encoding NAD(P)H-dependent glycerol-3-phosphate dehydrogenase: protein MTKVAVFGTGSWGTTFAMILAEAGNEVTLWGRRQELVEAIDRTHMNPDYLPGIPLPESLRATTDPARALDGAEFVVLAVPSQQLRPNLARWREHIPPGAVLVSLMKGIELGTTKRMSEVIREVAEVPEERVAVISGPNLAKEIAQRQPAATVVACTDLSVAERLQAICHLPPWFRPYTNPDVVGVELGGAVKNVIALAVGVSAGMGMGDNVSAMLITRGLAEISRLGAALGADPHTFSGLAGMGDLVATCTSPLSRNRTFGENLGRGMTLAEVIAATKQTAEGVKSCESVLALARKHDVEMPITEVVVGVVHDGMSPAEAGMLLMSRSPKPERYGV from the coding sequence ATGACAAAGGTGGCCGTGTTCGGCACGGGCTCGTGGGGCACCACGTTCGCCATGATCCTGGCGGAGGCCGGTAACGAGGTCACGCTGTGGGGGCGCAGGCAGGAACTGGTCGAGGCGATCGACCGTACTCACATGAATCCCGACTACCTGCCCGGCATCCCCCTGCCCGAGTCGTTGCGGGCCACCACCGATCCGGCGCGGGCGCTGGACGGGGCGGAGTTCGTGGTGCTGGCCGTGCCCTCGCAGCAGCTGCGGCCCAACCTGGCCCGCTGGCGTGAGCACATCCCGCCGGGCGCGGTCCTGGTCAGCCTGATGAAGGGCATCGAGCTGGGCACGACCAAGCGGATGAGCGAGGTGATCCGCGAGGTCGCCGAGGTGCCGGAGGAGCGGGTCGCGGTGATCTCGGGTCCCAACCTCGCCAAGGAGATCGCCCAGCGCCAGCCCGCCGCGACGGTCGTGGCCTGCACGGACCTGTCCGTGGCCGAGCGGCTGCAGGCGATCTGCCACCTGCCGCCGTGGTTCCGCCCTTACACCAACCCCGACGTGGTCGGCGTCGAGCTCGGCGGCGCGGTGAAGAACGTCATCGCGCTGGCCGTGGGCGTCTCCGCCGGCATGGGCATGGGCGACAACGTCAGCGCCATGCTCATCACCCGAGGACTGGCCGAGATCTCCCGCCTGGGCGCCGCGCTGGGGGCCGACCCGCACACGTTCTCGGGCCTCGCCGGGATGGGCGACCTGGTCGCCACGTGCACGTCGCCGCTGTCGCGCAACCGCACGTTCGGCGAGAACCTGGGCCGCGGCATGACGCTGGCGGAGGTGATCGCCGCCACCAAGCAGACCGCCGAGGGCGTCAAGTCGTGCGAGTCGGTGCTGGCGCTGGCCAGGAAACACGACGTGGAGATGCCGATCACCGAGGTCGTCGTCGGCGTCGTGCACGACGGCATGTCCCCGGCCGAGGCGGGGATGCTGCTCATGTCACGATCGCCCAAGCCGGAGCGATATGGCGTCTGA
- a CDS encoding lysophospholipid acyltransferase family protein, whose protein sequence is MSRPTRPSRFWETLAVIVVKPLSRLLVKKDWRHGERIPRTGGVIIATNHLSWTDPVLLSHFLYNNGRWPVILAKSALFKVPFLGKAVTALLAIPVDRGSSEAARSLHASAQRLEDGCAILFYPEGTCTRDPNLWPMVGKTGAARLALESGAPVIPVAHWGAQELLPYGEKKPRLFPRKTFHVSVGPPVDLSKYAGQPLHASVLREATADIMAAITQQLAELRGEKGPETPYDPAGR, encoded by the coding sequence ATGAGCCGCCCCACGCGACCGTCGCGTTTCTGGGAAACCCTGGCAGTGATCGTCGTGAAGCCGCTGTCCCGGCTCCTGGTCAAGAAGGACTGGCGGCACGGCGAGCGCATCCCCCGCACCGGTGGCGTGATCATCGCGACGAACCACCTCTCCTGGACGGACCCGGTCCTGCTGTCCCACTTCCTCTACAACAACGGGCGCTGGCCGGTCATCCTCGCCAAGTCGGCCCTGTTCAAGGTGCCGTTCCTGGGCAAGGCCGTGACGGCGCTGCTGGCCATCCCGGTCGATCGCGGCAGCAGCGAGGCCGCCAGATCGCTCCATGCGTCGGCCCAGCGGCTCGAGGACGGGTGCGCGATCCTGTTCTACCCCGAGGGCACCTGCACCCGAGACCCCAACCTGTGGCCCATGGTGGGCAAGACGGGCGCGGCCCGGCTGGCGTTGGAGAGCGGCGCCCCGGTCATCCCGGTGGCCCACTGGGGGGCGCAGGAGCTGCTGCCGTACGGGGAGAAGAAGCCGAGGTTGTTCCCGCGCAAGACGTTCCACGTGTCGGTGGGCCCGCCGGTGGACCTGTCGAAGTACGCAGGTCAGCCGCTGCACGCCAGCGTGCTGCGCGAGGCCACGGCCGACATCATGGCGGCGATCACCCAGCAGCTGGCGGAGTTGCGTGGCGAGAAGGGCCCCGAGACCCCGTATGATCCGGCCGGGCGGTGA